Proteins from a genomic interval of Thermoflexus sp.:
- a CDS encoding twin-arginine translocase TatA/TatE family subunit: protein MIRIGAEELLLILLLALLLFGPGRLSAIARELGQSVREFRRGLTEEPLEMPHAQGREPPEPPASS from the coding sequence ATGATCCGTATCGGTGCGGAAGAGCTATTGCTGATCTTGCTGCTGGCCCTGCTCCTCTTCGGCCCGGGCCGGCTATCGGCGATTGCTCGGGAGCTGGGCCAGAGCGTTCGGGAGTTTCGCCGCGGTCTGACGGAGGAACCCCTCGAGATGCCTCATGCTCAGGGCCGGGAGCCTCCGGAACCTCCCGCTTCTTCATGA
- a CDS encoding HEAT repeat domain-containing protein encodes MAEMQGSSSEISEYLMALSSADDAAVHAARRALVARGAQVVEALWAARAQADDSLRWEITRTLVEIRDPQVADRLVQILMDDPDPGIRWMAAEGLVSLGEASLRPLLEALVHHSDSAWLRQGAHHVLKALTTGPWESALRPVLQALEGLEPTLQVPPAAQQALMSLGLLRSGPAL; translated from the coding sequence ATGGCCGAGATGCAAGGATCCAGCTCCGAAATATCGGAATATCTCATGGCGCTGAGCAGCGCAGATGATGCGGCTGTGCATGCTGCCCGCCGAGCGCTGGTGGCCAGGGGAGCTCAAGTTGTGGAGGCACTCTGGGCGGCCAGGGCCCAGGCCGATGATTCCCTCCGCTGGGAGATCACCCGAACGCTGGTAGAAATCCGGGATCCGCAGGTGGCGGATCGGCTGGTCCAGATCCTGATGGATGACCCGGACCCCGGCATTCGATGGATGGCCGCGGAGGGGCTGGTGAGCCTGGGGGAAGCCAGCCTGCGCCCGCTGCTGGAGGCGCTGGTTCATCATTCCGACTCCGCATGGCTTCGCCAGGGCGCCCATCACGTGTTGAAAGCGCTGACGACAGGACCATGGGAATCCGCCCTTCGCCCGGTTCTGCAGGCCCTGGAGGGCCTGGAACCCACTCTGCAGGTCCCGCCGGCAGCTCAGCAGGCGTTGATGAGCCTGGGTTTGCTTCGATCAGGCCCTGCCTTGTGA
- a CDS encoding DUF5666 domain-containing protein, whose amino-acid sequence MGALQRWKKVIGAALGGLLLLSWGTGMAWPQGAPQTRTPARVIVRGTIAKVDPGAKTLTVKTAKGEMVEVSGTDKTALLVVGIRKPTWADLHPDERVLVVGTRADGKVVALRIGVRPPVRTFHGTIVEIKGNRLVLETARGKVNLLTDDRTRFRVPGVKSPTLNDFKVGDRVNALGVGHFDDTWYVTLMSRVRRAR is encoded by the coding sequence ATGGGCGCGTTGCAGCGGTGGAAGAAGGTCATTGGCGCGGCGCTCGGAGGCCTGTTGCTTCTCAGCTGGGGAACCGGGATGGCCTGGCCTCAGGGGGCTCCTCAGACCCGCACGCCTGCCCGTGTCATCGTGCGGGGGACGATCGCTAAAGTGGACCCGGGGGCGAAGACGCTGACCGTGAAGACAGCGAAAGGGGAGATGGTGGAGGTTTCCGGAACGGATAAGACGGCCCTGCTGGTGGTCGGGATCCGCAAGCCGACGTGGGCGGATCTTCATCCCGACGAGCGCGTGCTGGTGGTGGGGACGCGGGCGGACGGGAAGGTGGTGGCACTGCGGATCGGCGTCCGGCCGCCGGTCCGGACCTTCCATGGCACCATTGTGGAAATCAAGGGGAACCGTCTCGTTCTGGAAACGGCGAGGGGGAAAGTAAACCTGCTCACGGATGACCGAACACGCTTCCGCGTCCCCGGGGTGAAGAGCCCTACCCTGAACGATTTCAAGGTGGGGGATCGGGTGAATGCCCTGGGGGTTGGCCACTTCGATGACACCTGGTATGTCACGCTCATGAGCCGGGTTCGCCGAGCTCGGTGA
- a CDS encoding type II toxin-antitoxin system RelE family toxin — protein sequence MLTIQFTKKALKALERLPEKHRQQILEHVASLAEEINPQLTKIRHDRGLLLSRRAGEYRLYVKRGPGLLQILEIRKRNDAYR from the coding sequence ATGCTCACCATCCAATTCACCAAGAAGGCACTGAAGGCTCTGGAACGGCTGCCGGAGAAGCATCGTCAGCAGATCCTGGAGCATGTGGCATCGCTGGCGGAGGAGATAAACCCCCAACTAACCAAGATCCGGCATGATCGGGGGCTCCTCCTGAGCCGCCGGGCGGGAGAATATCGCCTCTATGTGAAGCGGGGGCCTGGCCTGCTTCAGATCCTGGAGATTCGAAAGCGAAATGATGCATATCGCTGA